atttttataccGGATACTaaaaaagagtataggggtatattagactTTTGGAGAAAATAGATGTGTGCAACGCCCAgccattaaatatatatattcttgattagcatcaatagccgaatcGATAGAGCCATGCCTATCCGTCCGgctatctgtctgtccgttcGTCTGTCTAGTTcacagagactataagagctagagaaacGAAATTTTGCATTTAGACTGCTGTAGTATCACAATGAatcaagtttgtttcaaaattttgtcACGCCCCTTTCTGTGGCATCCGCAATTATGAACCACAaaatcttttagactgcagcatctgaatcagatcagattaTTATTAAAGCaagaaggaacaaatcaattcgCATTTGCTACGCAAGCCCAGCCTCTCGtttactcattctctctctctcacaaaCTCTTCTTAGTACAATGTGTGCGCCATCTGGCAGATTGAGcaatactgactgagtatcgggtataaatgtagattCGCGGCCGTAGCAGggactcacaacgttccccttgattttttgttgtctttctTTTCGTATTCCGTTTGCGGCGGCTTTTGCTGTTAATCATTTTGTGGTCTGTCTTCGTTGTTGCCGTGCCGGCTGTCGGTGAACGGTCGACGGTATCATCGAGTTAATCTTGTTAAAACAAACCGTTTCAATAAATACGGCGataatgcaattttaatgccATTAAGATGAGCACCAATTATGGCCAGCACCAGGGAATCAACTATCGCCCACCTACACTGATACCCTCCAGCCCGCAGGCTTCAGGCTTGGATCCCGTTTCATTTCATCTCTGACCGAAAAATCATTTGTGAATCCTttaagcagcagcggcggccaaAAGTCCTACACCTCTGGTGCTGCCTTTGGTTGGGGTCCACTGCATGGGGGCCTAATCTCTTCACAAGATTCCGCGTTGATTTTCGCAGGGTATTACCCTAGTCGACGTGTCAAGTCGGTAACTGCTCGGGCATTCTTGTGGATCAGATCGGGTCCCATCCATATCCAACGAGCGTCTCGCGAGCAGAGTGTTAATCCGCTCCAAGAGTTTCTTTCGTGCGCATTTGACAGACTCCAGTCACAGGGATTGGAATCGGAAGgggggatggagatggggtAAGGGTCTTGGGGCGGGAGTACGGactgtttttttattgtttatttaacATTTCTGCGCTTTTATTTCGCGCTGTCTGTTTTAGCATTCTCAATCCCCTGTCCTACTGTACCACTGTCCAACCCGTCCTCCAATGATCGCCGGCTTTCAGCCAagttttgctttgttgttgctgttctctGCATTTTCATTGTTCTTTATGATGctcatttaaaattcaagCTTTGTTTCATTAAGAAACACGTTCGTCCCGGTCGCAGTACCCTCCTACTCGCGGCTCGCGGCTCACTGCCCCACCAGTCATTCCACATCCAGCGCCAATTTCGACATTAACGCCGCCGACGGCGCTACGCAGCTTGTTAACGTTTTTTAATGCCCCGATTCAAAGGTTAACAATCAGACTGGACATGAGCCTGGGACTGGAACTGCGGATGTGGATTTAGTCACAATCATTCCAGCTCCATGGCCCATTCAGGCATTGATAAGCCGGCGCTCATTATAGAAGCCGAGCAGGGCTTCAAGCTTCAGGCCAGGAATGTTGGCAGATCTTTACTATAAGGAGCTCTCCCCCCCCACCAATGGATATTCGACTTAAGTTGCTTATCCTTCGAGCGCGTCAAACTGCTCTCGAGCCCTCGACCCCTCGACAGGAGCTGGACAATGTGCGATTCTCGAAGGTACTCAACCCATCCGCCATTGCCTCTGACCCTTCCACCCCTCCGACTTCTACAGCTGCCGGGGAAGGGGGAAACGAAAGACGGAGCAACCACTCAAAGAAGGATGGGATAATGATTTGTACAATTTTGTAGTACATAATTGATGTCGATTATGCAGCGCAGTGATCGCGATGAGTGGACACGATGAGGATCGGCGATCACCTCTCAGCGATGTCAATCCATCTGGGTGGCACTGGATGGGGCGTGGCACGCCATTGGTGAGCAAGGGAGAGCGGGGTCGAGTGTCCGTGTCTCGGTAAAATCCATGTTGATCATTGTAGAACAGGTCTTCCCTTGGATAATCCCCGATTTGATGTCCATAACTTATTGCCTCGCCAATCAGCGATACCTGCTCCCCCTCTAATAGCTCAATTCGCATTGCCGTAAAATTCAGAGCCGCTCCAAGACCATCTCCATGCCCAGCTCCCACTGCATCGCGATGACTTGGATACCGAACCGACTCTCATCACATCCCATTTCATCGAAGTCTGCGGACCTCTGCTTCATGGAGAGTCGTAAAAATAAAAGTCATTGACTCAATTTTGGAAATGTCTCACACACGACGAAGACAGTGGCTTGGAGCTAGGGGATTGGGGGGCGTGCCAACAGGCGCTTGTGATTATCCTTTCGCACGTTCGGCGTTGCTTAACAAATCATAAATATAGTCGGAGCTGAAGATCGTTGTGGTCTGTTATTGATGGTGGTCGTCGCTCAATGGGCCTGCTCTGGTGGCTCACTgcgcaaagaaaaaaaaaccacaaagcAAGAACAAGGTTTCCACCTTTTTTATGGGTGTCCCAGCTTGAGCTTggacccagccccagaccctgACCGTCCTTCTCCCGCTTTTATCCGCGGCACAAAGGCTTCAATCATTTAATAAGCGTcagcctgggcctgggccgtGCTTTGTTTGGGCCACGACAAAAGAGCCTTCCGCCATATTATTAACTTATACATAACATAATAAGGAGAGCAGAATGAGAACTGGACTCTGATTCTACGCTAAATTGCGATCCTCTTCCTTCTAGAAGACCTTTTAGGGTGCGGATACACCTCTAACACCGATCCACAATCTTCGCTCTCAATGGCGATGGCGCAGTCAGAGTCGCATTTTGGATGAAACTGCAATGCCATAGTTAAGCTGGGACTGAGCTAAAAGAACATACTCACTGGCGATGGACGCGGTGTAAGAGCCGAAAGGGGGTCTGACCCTTTAGAAGGCAGTTCACGGCGAAGCTTAACTACCGGAGATGCGGCTCGACTCTAGGGAAAAAAAGAAGTGAAGTTAGAAGGACACCCTATTTGGGAAAGGTCACTCACTCCATTTTCTCTGCTAGGGCGATCGGGATGAAGCAGTCGCCAAATGGTCCCAGTAAGTTTCTGGCTCCTCTGCAGAGTGGAAAGGAAATCATTGATCAATGAAGCTCATACAACAGTGAACCCACCCCATGGCTCGTTTCTAGGCCACCTTCATGTAGAAGCAGTTTCCTAGAGTGGACCGCCGGCACACCGTTTTGCGAGTATTGCTCCTGATGCTCCTTCTGAAGCAGGGCCCAACAGCGCCTGGGATTCTTAAAGAAGTCGTCGTCCATTAAGTGGTCCAGCTCATCGATTTGTTCGCGCAAGCTGCGCTGGTACTCCCGGCATCGCTTAACGTGCTCCTTCGTCCTCTTCATTTCACTTGAATTTAGCATATAGTCCTCCTGAAAAAGGCGCAACTTTTCCACTTgaaatttgttgtgtttgcGCTCGTATAGAACCGAATTGTTTGGGGGCCAAAAACAGTATGTTCtgttgtatatgtataattcTCTTCTCGTTTGACTACACTCCACCGACCTGCTGTGAGCGATTGGGAATTTGGGGATTTGAATCGGGACGGGATAGAGATCGTCGATTGGTGATTGGGGATGCTGCATATTTGAGCCGTGAGTGTGCCGGTGGTGTGGGGAGTTGCAAGTTAATCAATCAATTGGACAAGCGAGGCTCTCAGATATAAGTTTTGATGGGATTAGTCCATCGGTTGAAACGCGAGGGCGATTAAATCGCGTTTTAATCGTATTTTCATCCCGATAAGTCCCTATTGCTTATCGCTTCTTCTTCCCAAATAATCGCACAATACCCAATAACCATaataaaacatacatatgtacatactgcTTTTCGGGGCTCAAATTCTTCCCAGCAGATGCTTCTCGACTCAAAATTTTGGTAAGCTTATTAATTTAGCTTGAGAGCAAATCCAAATTCAGAACGGGGTCGAATTGAATCGAATCATAGATCATCTAATTGCCAGCACTCCCTGAaaattgtgtttgtgtgtgtgtgtgtgtgtgtgagactTACCAGACAATGGATGGGAGGCTAAGTGAGAAAGACACTTGATCTTTCTCCTATTTCTATCCGACCCTCtttatttgtgtgcgtgtgtgtgcgagtatctctatctctgtatGCCCATGTCTGCTTAGCTCCGTTTTGGCCGCAATTTATCACACGCCACTTGTAGTCGGTTTTTGATCTAATAAAAACTGTCAAAACGTTTGCAAGATGCtgggaaaatatttacacgACGCACACAAAGCAGAGACAGACGGAGTTACCAAAGAATGAAAGGATCAGGTGAGGAGCGAAAGGTCAAAACAGTTAGAAGGTAAGCAGACAATGGGCTAAAGGGATCACTCTGAGCGAACACACAGGCAGGCTTGGGCGGTATGACACATCAGGAATTTAGACATTAAAGGACACACAGCTGATCAGTCCTGGTCCTGGGTGTTCGCCGTTTACCAATCCAGCCCTCGATCGTTGCTATGAGGTTCGGCTCCCTATTCAAAAAGATGAAAGTGACTTTTCTCCCAACTGGCCATAAAgaatgcagcagcagtcggtcaattgaaatgaaatgagcAGCAGAGTCGGAGAAGTTAGGGAGAGGCGCTCTGAGTGTTGGTCTTGGTTCTGGGCGGCCCCTGCACGTTTAGCTATTTTTATGGAGTTCCATAGAATTATCGCTCAACCTTAGCTTGGAGTTCTCATCTACCATATTCTCTTACgttctcttctgttctgttctgttctgttttgttctatTCTGTCGAATCTCGAAATGTTTCTATTAACACGGACCCGGGGCATGGTTAGGCTTCTCTCAGATCTGTTTATACTTGCCGCCACTGGAAGAAGTTCGCTCGACTGTCAACGCCGACGCCAATAGTAGAGTAAAAAAGTGTCTTTCGCTCACGAGTGTCGGCATGGCTCGATCGCATGGAGAGAATGAGAGGATGTGCAGCTGAATGGCGGCCAAGTAAGCGATCAGAAAGCATTTCCTGTCAAACCCCCCGCTCTTGCCACATATCTCAATGTCATGAGGGTTAGGATTTGGTATTGGGATAAGGACTGGAGCTGGGTCTGTTTCTGAGTCTGAGCCAGCGGAATAGCCCAAGATTCAGTTTCTGGAACGGCTAACCTTGTCGTTGGATCGGCAACCAAAGGAGAGATT
The sequence above is a segment of the Drosophila pseudoobscura strain MV-25-SWS-2005 chromosome X, UCI_Dpse_MV25, whole genome shotgun sequence genome. Coding sequences within it:
- the LOC6901016 gene encoding uncharacterized protein, encoding MLNSSEMKRTKEHVKRCREYQRSLREQIDELDHLMDDDFFKNPRRCWALLQKEHQEQYSQNGVPAVHSRKLLLHEGGLETSHGRSQKLTGTIWRLLHPDRPSRENGSRAASPVVKLRRELPSKGSDPLSALTPRPSPFHPKCDSDCAIAIESEDCGSVLEVYPHPKRSSRRKRIAI